The proteins below are encoded in one region of Lactuca sativa cultivar Salinas chromosome 3, Lsat_Salinas_v11, whole genome shotgun sequence:
- the LOC111884367 gene encoding uncharacterized protein LOC111884367, which translates to MPSTTSEPQSNHLQTLLESARPFLRGQLENVDVKLPSLVAVLKSVGAGECWHKHGSFLDHLVDIYRILKLWGAPDEVCLCGLFHSAYSNSYVNLAIFDPSTGRDIVRGHVGEAAERLIHLFCVVPRQQLIHDDLLFQYSNESELVQHLKDSERSLTNARKGALEIGDEEWRKKLQSILPADGIVLKHIKTGEDVHLSRRVVATFLLMTIADFSDQLFSFQDVLFDNSDGMLKFSGNDWATAMWPGDGKPGLWMNSISRMGAIYTLIVREEELYSIEQPQSSNKNRDEEIELVTPSILENCTKVLSAKDQIEARDMYWEGVCNVSKRGLDGCEDVLKRSLEKNPFVGEPHVVLAQIYLSQGRFEEAEKESEEGLKLLLQWGSPWDKRMSWEGWISWCRVLVMKSKEKSWPQTSWGILNLGLVR; encoded by the coding sequence aTGCCGTCTACAACCTCTGAACCACAAAGCAATCATCTGCAAACCCTGTTGGAATCGGCGCGGCCGTTTCTCCGGGGACAATTGGAGAACGTCGACGTCAAACTTCCATCCCTAGTCGCGGTCTTGAAATCCGTCGGAGCTGGCGAGTGCTGGCACAAGCACGGCAGCTTCCTCGACCACCTCGTCGACATCTACCGGATCCTTAAACTATGGGGTGCTCCGGATGAAGTATGTCTCTGCGGCCTCTTCCATTCTGCTTACTCTAATTCTTACGTCAACCTCGCCATCTTCGATCCTTCGACTGGTCGCGACATCGTTCGTGGACACGTCGGCGAGGCGGCGGAGCGGTTGATCCACTTGTTCTGTGTCGTGCCTCGCCAACAGCTTATCCATGATGACCTGCTGTTCCAGTACTCCAACGAATCGGAGCTTGTGCAACACCTAAAGGACTCCGAGAGATCGTTGACTAATGCACGGAAAGGTGCTTTGGAGATCGGAGATGAAGAGTGGAGGAAGAAACTTCAATCAATTTTGCCTGCCGATGGAATCGTGTTGAAGCATATAAAAACAGGCGAAGATGTGCATCTATCGAGGAGAGTAGTAGCGACCTTCCTGCTAATGACAATTGCCGATTTCAGCGATCAACTGTTCAGTTTTCAGGATGTATTGTTCGATAATTCAGATGGAATGCTCAAATTTTCCGGTAATGATTGGGCCACCGCGATGTGGCCGGGGGATGGAAAGCCAGGACTATGGATGAACTCCATATCAAGGATGGGAGCAATTTACACACTGATCGTTAGAGAAGAAGAATTGTACTCAATTGAACAACCTCAATCATCCAATAAAAACCGAGATGAAGAAATCGAGCTTGTGACGCCATCAATTCTTGAAAATTGCACCAAAGTGTTGAGCGCCAAGGATCAGATAGAAGCAAGAGATATGTACTGGGAAGGTGTTTGTAACGTGTCAAAGAGAGGATTGGATGGGTGTGAAGATGTGTTGAAAAGGAGTCTGGAGAAGAACCCATTTGTTGGGGAACCACATGTGGTTTTGGCGCAGATTTATTTGAGCCAAGGGAGGTTCGAAGAGGCAGAGAAAGAGAGTGAAGAAGGGTTGAAGCTTCTTCTCCAATGGGGAAGTCCATGGGATAAGAGAATGTCATGGGAAGGTTGGATCTCATGGTGTAGAgttttggtgatgaaatccaaggAGAAATCATGGCCACAGACTTCTTGGGGGATCCTCAATTTGGGACTTGTTCGATAG